Proteins encoded by one window of bacterium:
- a CDS encoding ABC transporter substrate-binding protein: MTQRSGKTAHAGGWSVAVIAVVAALILSGVAATGAPVTGGTVTIGLQADPTMLDPHASAAAATYLLGSLNVFESLLYQSPDGKFNPWLATSYRISPDGKTFTFVLRQDVRFSDGTRSTRTR; the protein is encoded by the coding sequence ATGACGCAACGCAGCGGTAAGACAGCACACGCGGGCGGGTGGTCAGTCGCAGTGATCGCCGTGGTAGCGGCCCTGATTCTTTCCGGCGTCGCAGCCACCGGAGCGCCGGTGACCGGCGGGACCGTGACGATCGGGCTGCAGGCGGATCCGACGATGCTCGACCCGCACGCATCCGCGGCCGCGGCGACGTACCTCCTCGGCAGCCTGAACGTCTTCGAGAGCCTCCTCTACCAGAGCCCGGACGGTAAGTTCAACCCGTGGCTCGCGACGAGCTACCGCATCTCGCCGGACGGCAAGACGTTCACGTTCGTCCTGCGGCAGGACGTGCGGTTCTCCGACGGCACGCGTTCGACGCGGACGCGGTGA
- the nusG gene encoding transcription termination/antitermination protein NusG → MIHTYSGYENKVRTNLERRVESMNVQEKIFRILVPTEDEIEIKDGKRRIAKKKVFPGYVLVEMTMDDDSWYVVRNTPGVTGFVGSGTKPLPLQDKEVKAILRQLGDETPKFRITYQKGSAVRINSGPFMDFSGVVDEILPEKEKVRVLVSIFGRETPVELDFAQVEKI, encoded by the coding sequence GTGATTCACACCTACTCCGGGTACGAGAACAAGGTCCGAACCAACCTAGAGCGCCGCGTCGAGTCGATGAACGTGCAGGAGAAGATCTTCCGCATTCTCGTCCCGACGGAGGACGAGATCGAGATCAAGGATGGCAAGCGCCGCATCGCCAAGAAGAAGGTGTTCCCGGGCTACGTGCTCGTGGAGATGACTATGGACGACGACTCGTGGTACGTCGTCCGGAACACCCCCGGGGTGACCGGCTTCGTCGGCTCGGGCACGAAACCGCTGCCGCTCCAGGACAAAGAGGTCAAGGCGATCCTTCGGCAACTCGGCGACGAGACGCCGAAGTTCCGGATCACCTACCAAAAAGGGTCCGCGGTCCGGATCAACTCCGGTCCGTTCATGGACTTCAGCGGCGTCGTGGACGAGATTCTCCCGGAGAAGGAGAAGGTCCGCGTGCTCGTGTCGATCTTCGGACGAGAGACGCCGGTCGAGCTCGACTTCGCGCAGGTCGAGAAAATCTAG
- the rplA gene encoding 50S ribosomal protein L1, producing the protein MAQSKRYREANKLVEQGRLYDPPSAVALLKQMPTAKFDETIEAHVRLGIDPKQADQQVRGTVVLPHGTGKSVRVLVFAKGDKVKEAQEAGADYAGLEEFAEKIQGGWLEFDVAVATPDVMNVVGRLGRVLGPRGVMPNPKAGTVTFDVGRAVREIKAGKIEYRVDKFGILHLPLGKASFSTEALLENFGTLMHAVVRNKPAASKGQYLRSVSLSSTMGPGIRVDPSKAETTETASTA; encoded by the coding sequence ATGGCACAGAGTAAGCGGTACCGTGAGGCGAACAAGTTGGTGGAACAAGGACGGCTGTACGATCCGCCGTCGGCCGTCGCGCTGCTGAAGCAGATGCCGACCGCCAAGTTCGATGAGACGATCGAGGCGCACGTCCGGCTGGGAATCGACCCCAAGCAGGCCGACCAGCAGGTCCGCGGCACCGTCGTGCTGCCCCACGGCACGGGCAAATCTGTCCGCGTGCTGGTGTTTGCGAAGGGCGACAAGGTGAAGGAAGCCCAGGAGGCCGGCGCGGACTACGCGGGGCTGGAGGAGTTCGCGGAGAAGATCCAGGGGGGATGGCTTGAGTTCGATGTCGCCGTCGCCACACCCGACGTCATGAACGTCGTGGGGCGGCTCGGGCGGGTGCTCGGTCCCCGCGGCGTCATGCCGAATCCCAAGGCCGGGACCGTGACGTTCGACGTCGGCCGCGCGGTTCGCGAGATCAAGGCCGGCAAGATCGAGTACCGGGTGGACAAGTTCGGGATCCTGCATCTCCCGCTCGGGAAAGCGTCGTTCTCGACCGAGGCGCTCCTCGAGAACTTTGGGACGCTGATGCACGCGGTGGTTCGGAACAAGCCCGCGGCCAGCAAGGGGCAATACCTTCGGAGCGTCAGCCTCTCGTCGACGATGGGGCCGGGGATCCGCGTCGACCCGTCCAAGGCGGAGACGACCGAGACGGCCAGCACGGCGTAG
- the rplJ gene encoding 50S ribosomal protein L10 has translation MDQPRPEKVAEVQDLEQQLRNSPVVILTDYRGLTVSEIGALRAKLREASLEYRVAKNTLLNRAADQAGVRGLEPYLVGPTAVVFGRDEPGAPARILQEFIRQYRKLGIKGGVVEGQTLGPEGIQSLATLPTKLELVAKLLGTMQAPLRGLVTVLTGPQRALVTVLDAVRKQRETASPAEAASGAEPAGPADAVAQAEAVAQAEAASPADAAGEVNPSGPVNAAGPAEVGGGAETAPEKPAGDASGT, from the coding sequence ATGGATCAACCGAGACCCGAGAAGGTCGCCGAAGTTCAGGATCTGGAGCAGCAGCTCCGGAACTCGCCCGTCGTCATCCTGACAGACTATCGTGGCCTCACCGTCAGCGAGATCGGTGCGCTGCGGGCCAAGCTGCGTGAGGCGTCGCTCGAATACCGGGTTGCCAAGAACACCCTGCTCAACCGGGCCGCTGATCAGGCTGGTGTGAGAGGCCTGGAGCCGTACCTCGTCGGACCGACGGCCGTGGTCTTTGGGCGAGATGAACCGGGCGCGCCGGCGAGGATCCTTCAGGAGTTCATCCGGCAGTATCGGAAACTGGGGATCAAGGGCGGCGTGGTTGAGGGACAAACGCTGGGTCCGGAAGGAATCCAGAGCCTGGCCACGCTGCCGACCAAGCTGGAGCTCGTGGCCAAGCTGCTCGGGACGATGCAGGCCCCGCTCCGCGGGCTCGTCACCGTCCTCACCGGACCGCAGCGGGCGTTGGTGACCGTCCTCGACGCCGTGCGCAAGCAGCGTGAAACGGCGAGCCCGGCCGAAGCAGCGAGCGGAGCGGAACCGGCGGGTCCGGCCGACGCGGTCGCCCAGGCGGAAGCGGTGGCCCAGGCGGAGGCAGCCAGCCCGGCCGATGCCGCCGGCGAGGTCAATCCGTCGGGTCCGGTCAACGCGGCCGGTCCGGCGGAGGTGGGAGGCGGCGCCGAGACGGCGCCGGAGAAGCCCGCGGGGGATGCGTCAGGGACGTAA
- a CDS encoding ABC transporter substrate-binding protein has translation MKWNLDRIVNPNFRAGGALNALVGYTGSTVVDDHTVQVRFKDPYAPFLSYVAGGTLAILSPKATAAQTPQQTQRGPVGSGPFTVAEYVTNDHVTFVRNPAYSHRAPWSRRQGPAYLDRIVWKIVPEAETRAITLSSGETQMIYVLGYGTGGGQILAELRKDPRLVQDTRPFPGSAYLWLVNVRLAPTDDVRVRQAVMYGINRRAIIAAVYRGLGSPACGIVSHVLLQDQAACAYYPYDPRRAGQLLDEAGWKMGPNHIRQKDGKPLVLTFNSLNSGGGDLPDVEPVQAQLLELGIDLKIKSQAFGPFAQDNFHCADNLGTIFLRTNDTDTLYALFSSTNIGTNFNWSCYSNADVDRLLADGRSALDPAKRAALYARLDHMLLDQAVAMPMMDELSVWVRRSNIQGVTYNYSTYPAFSDAYIEK, from the coding sequence GTGAAGTGGAACCTCGACCGGATCGTGAACCCCAACTTTCGCGCGGGGGGCGCGCTGAACGCCCTCGTAGGATACACCGGGTCGACGGTTGTCGACGACCACACGGTGCAGGTGCGCTTCAAGGATCCGTACGCGCCGTTCTTGTCGTACGTGGCCGGCGGCACGCTCGCGATCCTGTCGCCCAAGGCCACGGCCGCGCAGACGCCACAGCAGACGCAGCGGGGGCCGGTGGGCAGCGGCCCGTTCACGGTGGCCGAGTACGTGACGAACGACCACGTGACGTTTGTCCGCAACCCCGCGTACAGCCACCGCGCGCCGTGGAGCCGCCGTCAAGGGCCGGCGTATCTCGACCGGATCGTCTGGAAGATCGTGCCGGAGGCCGAGACCCGGGCGATCACGCTATCGTCGGGCGAAACCCAGATGATCTACGTGCTCGGGTACGGGACGGGCGGGGGCCAGATCCTCGCCGAGTTGCGGAAAGACCCGCGGCTCGTGCAGGATACACGGCCGTTTCCGGGCTCAGCGTACCTGTGGCTCGTCAATGTCCGGCTCGCCCCGACCGACGACGTGCGGGTGCGCCAAGCGGTGATGTACGGTATCAACCGGCGGGCGATCATCGCCGCCGTATACCGCGGTCTCGGGTCGCCGGCATGCGGTATTGTGAGCCACGTGCTGCTGCAAGACCAGGCCGCGTGTGCGTACTATCCGTACGACCCGCGCAGGGCCGGGCAGCTCCTCGACGAGGCGGGGTGGAAGATGGGACCCAACCACATCCGGCAAAAGGACGGGAAGCCGCTCGTCCTCACCTTCAACTCGCTCAACAGCGGCGGCGGCGACCTGCCCGACGTGGAACCCGTGCAGGCCCAACTCTTGGAGCTCGGGATCGATCTTAAGATCAAGAGCCAGGCGTTCGGGCCTTTCGCCCAGGACAACTTCCACTGCGCGGACAACCTCGGCACGATCTTCCTGCGCACGAACGATACGGACACCCTCTACGCGCTCTTCTCCTCGACCAACATCGGCACCAATTTCAATTGGTCGTGTTACTCGAACGCGGACGTGGACCGGCTGCTTGCGGACGGGCGCAGCGCGCTGGACCCGGCGAAGCGAGCGGCGCTCTACGCGCGGCTCGATCACATGCTGCTCGACCAGGCCGTCGCGATGCCGATGATGGACGAGCTGTCCGTCTGGGTTCGCCGCTCGAACATCCAGGGCGTCACGTACAACTACTCGACGTACCCTGCGTTCAGCGACGCATACATCGAGAAGTAA
- the secE gene encoding preprotein translocase subunit SecE — protein sequence MARASDGTTGPAIGKPVRTASGDRAATRPKASQARRVPQVFDVAIRFLLDVRAELKRVSWPDRQTLIASSVVVVFVLIVTALYLAGWDFVFAKIFEQILNR from the coding sequence ATGGCACGGGCGAGCGACGGCACAACGGGTCCGGCGATCGGCAAGCCCGTCCGGACGGCGAGCGGAGACCGGGCGGCGACGCGGCCTAAGGCGTCACAGGCCCGCCGTGTTCCGCAGGTTTTCGACGTCGCGATACGATTCCTGCTGGACGTTCGCGCGGAGTTGAAACGGGTGTCGTGGCCGGATCGTCAGACGCTGATCGCGTCCTCGGTGGTCGTGGTCTTCGTGCTGATCGTGACCGCGTTGTATCTTGCCGGGTGGGACTTCGTGTTCGCAAAGATCTTCGAGCAGATCCTCAACCGCTGA
- the rplK gene encoding 50S ribosomal protein L11 produces the protein MMKKVSAIVKLQIPAGKATPAPPVGPALGQHGVNIMEFCKSYNEKTARQAGTIVPVEITIFADRTFTFVTKTPPASVLLKKAAGLEKASGEPNKKKAGRVTRQQIREIAESKMPDLNTKDIDAAMRMIEGTARSMGIEVA, from the coding sequence ATCATGAAGAAGGTCTCCGCGATCGTTAAACTGCAGATTCCCGCCGGCAAGGCGACGCCGGCGCCGCCGGTCGGCCCCGCGTTGGGGCAGCACGGCGTCAACATCATGGAGTTTTGCAAGTCGTACAACGAAAAGACGGCCCGGCAGGCGGGCACGATCGTTCCCGTGGAGATCACGATTTTCGCGGACCGCACGTTTACGTTCGTCACGAAGACGCCGCCGGCGTCCGTCCTGCTCAAAAAGGCCGCGGGTCTGGAGAAGGCCTCGGGCGAACCCAACAAGAAGAAAGCCGGCCGCGTGACCCGGCAGCAGATCCGGGAGATCGCCGAGTCGAAGATGCCGGACCTCAACACGAAGGACATCGACGCCGCGATGCGGATGATCGAGGGGACGGCCAGAAGCATGGGCATCGAGGTGGCGTAG
- the rplL gene encoding 50S ribosomal protein L7/L12, giving the protein MAAIEQIVEQIEGLSALDLSKLVKVLEEKFGVSAAAPIVAVAAAPGAAAAAAATEEQTEFDAILAAIGDKKIQVIKVVRELTGLGLKEAKDLVDGAPKPVKEKVSKQEAETIKAKLSEVGATVEIK; this is encoded by the coding sequence ATGGCAGCAATTGAACAGATCGTGGAGCAGATCGAGGGGCTGTCCGCGCTGGACCTGTCGAAACTGGTCAAGGTCCTCGAGGAGAAGTTCGGCGTTTCGGCCGCGGCCCCGATCGTTGCGGTTGCGGCGGCGCCGGGTGCGGCGGCAGCCGCTGCGGCGACCGAAGAGCAGACAGAGTTCGACGCGATCCTCGCGGCGATCGGTGACAAGAAGATCCAGGTGATCAAGGTCGTGCGCGAGCTGACCGGGCTCGGGCTGAAGGAAGCGAAGGACCTCGTGGACGGCGCGCCCAAGCCCGTCAAGGAGAAGGTCAGCAAGCAGGAGGCCGAGACGATCAAGGCCAAGCTGTCCGAGGTCGGCGCCACGGTCGAGATCAAGTAG